In a genomic window of Penaeus vannamei isolate JL-2024 chromosome 10, ASM4276789v1, whole genome shotgun sequence:
- the LOC113811447 gene encoding venom allergen 5 isoform X1, giving the protein MNVFAFSEFISFMLSAETSSPTSDTSTPAPDTSIPGPDTSTPGPDTSTPAPGTSTTTPNTSTPAPVTSTPATDTSTTAPGTSSLPSTTTSAAPACDYAAFTADHSMLKSPACTNTKPPLTEAEKTEILSVHNTLRAKVARGDETAGNPGPQPKGANIRELKWNDELADVAQAWMGQCTFAHDCPACRKICSRDYAVGQNVYTYWISVENDERINWTQAIQAWYDEVDDMPNTFVESFSSVPPSGRVIGHYTQLVWGESYEIGCGAVHFTDGWKRKIYACNYGAAGNMLTRPLYVIGDPASQCPGAVSATYSDLCA; this is encoded by the exons ATGAATGTATTTGCATTTTCTGAATTTATATCTTTCATGCTTTCAGCGGAAACATCCTCTCCTACCTCTGATACATCCACTCCTGCCCCTGATACATCCATTCCTGGCCCTGATACATCCACTCCTGGCCCTGATACATCCACTCCTGCCCCTGGTACGTCTACCACTACCCCTAATACATCTACCCCTGCTCCTGTTACTTCCACTCCTGCCACTGATACATCCACTACTGCCCCTGGTACATCGTCTCTCCCATCCACAACCACTTCAGCAGCCCCGGCCTGCGACTACGCAGCCTTCACGGCCGACCATTCCATGCTGAAATCCCCTGCGTGTACCAACACCAAGCCCCCACTGACCGAAGCGGAGAAGACAGAAATCCTGAGCGTTCATAACACTCTCAGGGCGAAG GTGGCCAGAGGCGACGAGACCGCGGGCAATCCGGGACCTCAGCCCAAAGGCGCCAACATCCGGGAGCTGAAATGGAACGATGAGTTGGCAGACGTGGCACAG GCCTGGATGGGTCAGTGCACCTTCGCCCATGACTGCCCGGCCTGCAGGAAGATCTGCTCGAGGGACTATGCCGTCGGGCAGAATGTGTACACATACTGGATTAGCGTAGAAAATGACGAAAGAATC AATTGGACACAGGCGATACAGGCTTGGTACGACGAGGTGGATGACATGCCCAACACCTTCGTCGAGAGCTTCAGCAGCGTACCCCCGTCCGGCAGGGTCATCGGTCATTACACGCAG CTCGTGTGGGGTGAGTCGTACGAAATAGGCTGCGGCGCCGTGCACTTCACCGACGGCTGGAAGAGGAAGATTTACGCCTGCAACTACGGGGCGGCTGGGAACATGTTGACTAGGCCATTGTACGTGATTGGGGATCCGGCGTCCCAGTGCCCGGGCGCCGTGTCCGCTACGTACAGCGACCTTTGTGCTTAG
- the LOC113811447 gene encoding venom allergen 5 isoform X3 produces MNVFAFSEFISFMLSAETSSPTSDTSTPAPDTSIPGPDTSTPGPDTSTPAPAPACDYAAFTADHSMLKSPACTNTKPPLTEAEKTEILSVHNTLRAKVARGDETAGNPGPQPKGANIRELKWNDELADVAQAWMGQCTFAHDCPACRKICSRDYAVGQNVYTYWISVENDERINWTQAIQAWYDEVDDMPNTFVESFSSVPPSGRVIGHYTQLVWGESYEIGCGAVHFTDGWKRKIYACNYGAAGNMLTRPLYVIGDPASQCPGAVSATYSDLCA; encoded by the exons ATGAATGTATTTGCATTTTCTGAATTTATATCTTTCATGCTTTCAGCGGAAACATCCTCTCCTACCTCTGATACATCCACTCCTGCCCCTGATACATCCATTCCTGGCCCTGATACATCCACTCCTGGCCCTGATACATCCACTCCTGCCCCTG CCCCGGCCTGCGACTACGCAGCCTTCACGGCCGACCATTCCATGCTGAAATCCCCTGCGTGTACCAACACCAAGCCCCCACTGACCGAAGCGGAGAAGACAGAAATCCTGAGCGTTCATAACACTCTCAGGGCGAAG GTGGCCAGAGGCGACGAGACCGCGGGCAATCCGGGACCTCAGCCCAAAGGCGCCAACATCCGGGAGCTGAAATGGAACGATGAGTTGGCAGACGTGGCACAG GCCTGGATGGGTCAGTGCACCTTCGCCCATGACTGCCCGGCCTGCAGGAAGATCTGCTCGAGGGACTATGCCGTCGGGCAGAATGTGTACACATACTGGATTAGCGTAGAAAATGACGAAAGAATC AATTGGACACAGGCGATACAGGCTTGGTACGACGAGGTGGATGACATGCCCAACACCTTCGTCGAGAGCTTCAGCAGCGTACCCCCGTCCGGCAGGGTCATCGGTCATTACACGCAG CTCGTGTGGGGTGAGTCGTACGAAATAGGCTGCGGCGCCGTGCACTTCACCGACGGCTGGAAGAGGAAGATTTACGCCTGCAACTACGGGGCGGCTGGGAACATGTTGACTAGGCCATTGTACGTGATTGGGGATCCGGCGTCCCAGTGCCCGGGCGCCGTGTCCGCTACGTACAGCGACCTTTGTGCTTAG
- the LOC113811447 gene encoding venom allergen 5 isoform X2: MNVFAFSEFISFMLSAETSSPTSDTSTPAPDTSIPGPDTSTPGPDTSTPAPAAPACDYAAFTADHSMLKSPACTNTKPPLTEAEKTEILSVHNTLRAKVARGDETAGNPGPQPKGANIRELKWNDELADVAQAWMGQCTFAHDCPACRKICSRDYAVGQNVYTYWISVENDERINWTQAIQAWYDEVDDMPNTFVESFSSVPPSGRVIGHYTQLVWGESYEIGCGAVHFTDGWKRKIYACNYGAAGNMLTRPLYVIGDPASQCPGAVSATYSDLCA; this comes from the exons ATGAATGTATTTGCATTTTCTGAATTTATATCTTTCATGCTTTCAGCGGAAACATCCTCTCCTACCTCTGATACATCCACTCCTGCCCCTGATACATCCATTCCTGGCCCTGATACATCCACTCCTGGCCCTGATACATCCACTCCTGCCCCTG CAGCCCCGGCCTGCGACTACGCAGCCTTCACGGCCGACCATTCCATGCTGAAATCCCCTGCGTGTACCAACACCAAGCCCCCACTGACCGAAGCGGAGAAGACAGAAATCCTGAGCGTTCATAACACTCTCAGGGCGAAG GTGGCCAGAGGCGACGAGACCGCGGGCAATCCGGGACCTCAGCCCAAAGGCGCCAACATCCGGGAGCTGAAATGGAACGATGAGTTGGCAGACGTGGCACAG GCCTGGATGGGTCAGTGCACCTTCGCCCATGACTGCCCGGCCTGCAGGAAGATCTGCTCGAGGGACTATGCCGTCGGGCAGAATGTGTACACATACTGGATTAGCGTAGAAAATGACGAAAGAATC AATTGGACACAGGCGATACAGGCTTGGTACGACGAGGTGGATGACATGCCCAACACCTTCGTCGAGAGCTTCAGCAGCGTACCCCCGTCCGGCAGGGTCATCGGTCATTACACGCAG CTCGTGTGGGGTGAGTCGTACGAAATAGGCTGCGGCGCCGTGCACTTCACCGACGGCTGGAAGAGGAAGATTTACGCCTGCAACTACGGGGCGGCTGGGAACATGTTGACTAGGCCATTGTACGTGATTGGGGATCCGGCGTCCCAGTGCCCGGGCGCCGTGTCCGCTACGTACAGCGACCTTTGTGCTTAG